A genome region from Nocardiopsis exhalans includes the following:
- a CDS encoding RodZ domain-containing protein produces MAIVGAVVLLVTLVALGGYFLYRALPGTGTSVSANASEAAADAVDSDEMGVLYIRVVGESSKVFVRVPGGDVLLDQDLTQGSSVNYPSNANGLEVTIGDPTAVEVYVNGDHRDISDRDPGHSFTLKP; encoded by the coding sequence ATGGCCATCGTCGGTGCCGTCGTGCTCTTGGTCACCTTGGTGGCCCTCGGCGGCTATTTCTTGTACCGAGCCCTCCCGGGCACCGGAACCAGCGTCAGCGCCAACGCCTCCGAGGCGGCCGCCGACGCGGTGGACTCCGACGAGATGGGCGTCCTCTACATCCGCGTGGTGGGCGAGTCCAGCAAGGTGTTCGTCCGAGTCCCCGGCGGGGACGTGCTCCTGGACCAGGACCTCACCCAGGGCAGCTCCGTGAACTACCCCAGCAACGCCAACGGCCTCGAGGTCACCATCGGCGACCCGACCGCCGTCGAGGTCTACGTCAACGGCGACCACCGCGACATCTCCGACCGCGACCCGGGGCACAGCTTCACCCTCAAGCCGTAA
- a CDS encoding ATP-binding protein, with protein MSASTLDLPEVTVPLLATVQSKYRHYFDSNSGRAPFRNRRYEFGAGPLQMPLVRAFLNACAERQDPDYQDLFTLLGSELAANAIRHTRSGERFGYYTLTCMRLRDELRLLCKDQGVNTPTPSTPDNPRYLTADPNGLDANVNAGRGLAMINALASEWGDNGLTQNRQVWFHLPYDLSDNPWSYF; from the coding sequence GTGAGCGCCTCGACGCTGGACCTTCCGGAGGTGACGGTGCCCCTCCTGGCAACGGTCCAGTCCAAGTACCGGCACTACTTCGACTCGAACTCGGGGCGGGCGCCCTTCCGGAACCGGCGCTACGAGTTCGGGGCCGGACCCCTTCAAATGCCGCTGGTACGCGCCTTCTTGAACGCCTGCGCGGAGCGGCAGGACCCCGACTACCAGGACCTGTTCACCCTCCTGGGCAGCGAGCTTGCCGCCAACGCGATCCGGCACACGCGCTCGGGGGAGCGGTTCGGCTACTACACCCTCACCTGCATGCGACTCCGGGACGAGCTCCGCCTGCTTTGCAAGGACCAGGGGGTCAACACCCCGACACCCTCCACCCCCGACAACCCCCGCTACCTCACAGCCGACCCGAACGGGCTCGACGCCAACGTCAACGCCGGACGCGGGCTGGCCATGATCAACGCCCTGGCATCGGAGTGGGGCGACAACGGACTCACCCAGAACCGCCAGGTTTGGTTCCACCTGCCCTACGACCTGAGCGACAACCCCTGGAGTTACTTCTAG
- the pyrE gene encoding orotate phosphoribosyltransferase, translating into MSERDELLRQINDKAVVRGKVTLSSGKEADYYVDLRRITLDGEAAPLVGSVLLDTVEDLEFDAVGGLTLGADPVATAMLHAAHARGRKLDAFVVRKAGKAHGLQRRIEGPDVKGRRVLALEDTSTTGGSVLTAVEALREAGAEVVAVALIVDRGARGKLEGEGLEYRPVFEVSDLDV; encoded by the coding sequence ATGAGCGAACGTGATGAACTCCTGCGTCAGATCAACGATAAGGCGGTCGTGCGCGGGAAGGTGACCCTGTCCTCCGGCAAGGAGGCCGACTACTACGTCGACCTGCGCCGGATCACCCTGGACGGGGAGGCCGCGCCGCTGGTCGGCTCGGTCCTGTTGGACACCGTCGAGGACCTGGAGTTCGACGCGGTGGGCGGTCTGACCCTGGGCGCGGACCCGGTGGCCACCGCGATGCTGCACGCGGCGCACGCGCGCGGGCGCAAGCTGGACGCCTTCGTGGTGCGCAAGGCGGGCAAGGCGCACGGCCTGCAGCGCCGGATCGAGGGACCGGACGTCAAGGGGCGCCGTGTGCTGGCGCTGGAGGACACCTCCACCACCGGCGGTTCGGTGCTCACGGCCGTGGAGGCCCTGCGTGAGGCGGGCGCCGAGGTGGTGGCGGTCGCGCTGATCGTGGACCGCGGCGCGCGCGGGAAGCTGGAGGGAGAGGGCCTGGAGTACCGGCCCGTCTTCGAGGTGTCCGACCTGGACGTCTGA
- a CDS encoding helix-turn-helix domain-containing protein — protein MRSPTYSPTVRRRRLGMQLRRMREAAGLTATEASDRSKIPRTTLGKIETAETQKVQSGHLDRLVELYKAPYEEAEALRQLARDAGDKGWWWRYRDVFGHGALPDFETEASLIKTYEVATIPGLLQTPEYAAGIFQAGNLTASEHIDRQVEARMRRREILHRHERPPQLWAVIDEAALRRPIGSPGVLAGQLDYLARIGQNANIHIQVLPFSAGAYSGIGSPFTILEFPEPLDPTIVYTDTVTGGQFEEAPEDVEQYVVTFGHVQGTAASTVRSAQIIEGIREESTHGTDT, from the coding sequence ATGCGCTCCCCTACGTACAGCCCCACGGTTCGGCGCCGCCGACTAGGAATGCAGCTCAGGCGCATGAGAGAGGCCGCTGGGCTCACCGCCACCGAGGCGTCCGATCGTTCGAAGATCCCCCGGACGACGCTGGGAAAGATCGAGACCGCAGAAACCCAGAAGGTCCAATCAGGCCACCTGGATCGCCTGGTCGAGCTCTACAAGGCTCCCTATGAGGAAGCTGAAGCGCTACGCCAGCTGGCCCGCGACGCGGGAGACAAGGGCTGGTGGTGGAGGTATCGGGACGTCTTCGGCCATGGCGCCTTGCCAGACTTCGAGACCGAGGCTTCCCTCATCAAGACGTATGAGGTCGCTACTATCCCGGGGCTGCTCCAGACACCCGAGTACGCTGCTGGGATCTTCCAGGCAGGCAACTTGACGGCGTCGGAGCACATAGACCGCCAAGTCGAGGCGCGTATGCGCCGCCGGGAAATCCTCCACCGGCACGAGCGGCCACCTCAGTTGTGGGCGGTGATCGATGAGGCGGCCCTTCGCCGCCCGATTGGTAGCCCCGGCGTGCTCGCGGGGCAACTCGACTACCTCGCTCGCATCGGGCAGAACGCGAACATTCATATCCAGGTGTTGCCGTTCTCCGCCGGTGCATACTCTGGGATCGGCAGCCCATTCACCATCCTGGAGTTCCCAGAGCCCCTCGATCCCACCATCGTGTACACGGACACCGTGACCGGCGGGCAGTTCGAAGAGGCTCCCGAGGATGTCGAGCAGTACGTCGTGACCTTCGGGCATGTACAAGGCACGGCAGCCAGTACCGTCAGGAGTGCCCAGATCATCGAGGGCATTCGAGAAGAGAGCACCCATGGCACCGACACCTGA
- a CDS encoding DUF397 domain-containing protein produces the protein MAPTPEFRKSSYSNQAQNCVEVADLLGQHLVRDTQNRGAGHLGFAGSEWTAALRAIRVDRV, from the coding sequence ATGGCACCGACACCTGAGTTCCGCAAGAGCAGCTACAGCAACCAGGCTCAGAACTGCGTGGAGGTCGCCGATCTCCTCGGCCAGCACCTTGTCCGCGACACTCAGAACAGGGGTGCCGGCCACCTCGGTTTCGCCGGATCGGAGTGGACCGCCGCCCTCCGCGCCATCCGTGTTGACCGGGTCTAA
- the fbaA gene encoding class II fructose-bisphosphate aldolase encodes MPIASPEVYTEMLSRAKSEGFAYPAINVTSSQTLHAALRGFAEAESDGIVQISTGGAEFLSGASVKDMVTGSVAFAEFARVVAAKYPVNIALHTDHCPKNKLDGFVRPLLEISKERVAKGQEPLFQSHMWDGSAVELEENLQIADELLAASKAARTILEIEVGVVGGEEDGIVGEINEKLYTTPEDALRTAEVLGLGEKGYYMTALTFGNVHGSYKPGFVKLRPEVLKTAQDAVAAKYGKAKAFDFVFHGGSGSTMEEIHEAIDYGVVKMNIDTDTQYAYTRPVVDHIMKNYDGVLKVDGEIGNKKAYDPRAYGKVAEAGMAARVVEGAQHLKSAGNKMK; translated from the coding sequence ATGCCCATCGCCAGCCCCGAGGTCTACACCGAGATGCTGAGCCGCGCGAAGTCCGAGGGCTTCGCCTACCCGGCGATCAACGTGACCTCCAGCCAGACGCTGCACGCCGCCCTGCGCGGCTTCGCCGAGGCCGAAAGCGACGGCATCGTCCAGATTTCCACCGGTGGTGCGGAGTTCCTCTCCGGCGCTTCGGTCAAGGACATGGTCACCGGCTCGGTCGCCTTCGCCGAGTTCGCTCGCGTCGTCGCCGCCAAGTACCCGGTGAACATCGCCCTGCACACCGACCACTGCCCCAAGAACAAGCTCGACGGCTTCGTCCGCCCACTGCTGGAGATCTCCAAGGAGCGCGTGGCCAAGGGCCAGGAGCCGCTGTTCCAGTCGCACATGTGGGACGGCTCCGCTGTCGAGCTGGAGGAGAACCTCCAGATCGCGGACGAGCTGCTCGCCGCCTCCAAGGCCGCCCGGACCATCCTCGAGATCGAGGTCGGCGTCGTCGGCGGCGAGGAGGACGGCATCGTCGGCGAGATCAACGAGAAGCTGTACACCACCCCGGAGGACGCCCTGCGTACCGCCGAGGTGCTGGGCCTGGGCGAGAAGGGCTACTACATGACCGCCCTGACCTTCGGCAACGTGCACGGCTCCTACAAGCCCGGCTTCGTGAAGCTGCGCCCCGAGGTCCTCAAGACCGCCCAGGACGCCGTCGCCGCCAAGTACGGCAAGGCCAAGGCCTTCGACTTCGTCTTCCACGGCGGCTCCGGCTCCACCATGGAGGAGATCCACGAGGCCATCGACTACGGCGTCGTGAAGATGAACATCGACACCGACACCCAGTACGCCTACACGCGTCCGGTCGTCGACCACATCATGAAGAACTACGACGGCGTGCTGAAGGTCGACGGCGAGATCGGCAACAAGAAGGCCTACGACCCGCGCGCCTACGGCAAGGTCGCCGAGGCCGGGATGGCCGCCCGCGTGGTCGAGGGTGCCCAGCACCTGAAGTCCGCCGGCAACAAGATGAAGTAG
- a CDS encoding DinB family protein: MIDDFAKANLHGRLRRDRKALLWKLDGLSEYDSRRPLTATGTNLLGLVKHVATVEARYFGEVFDRPSPEPLCRWQDSDGSDQWANEHENRDQIIEFYLRTWEHSDATINELPIDAPGHVPWWPEPHPNTNLFAVLAHVLGETLRHTGHADILRETLDGRTGLRPEYEQPIDEAVRAAYRAKVEQAARSVAPLKA; encoded by the coding sequence GTGATCGATGACTTCGCGAAGGCCAACCTGCACGGAAGACTTCGCCGAGACCGCAAGGCGCTGCTCTGGAAACTCGACGGCCTGTCCGAATACGACTCCCGCCGACCTCTGACAGCGACCGGGACCAACCTCCTCGGCCTGGTCAAACACGTGGCCACCGTCGAGGCCAGGTACTTCGGCGAGGTCTTCGACCGCCCTTCCCCCGAACCGCTGTGCCGGTGGCAGGACTCCGACGGCAGCGATCAGTGGGCGAACGAGCACGAGAACCGCGATCAAATCATCGAGTTCTACCTACGCACGTGGGAACACTCGGACGCGACGATCAACGAGCTCCCCATCGACGCCCCCGGCCACGTCCCGTGGTGGCCGGAACCCCACCCCAACACGAACCTGTTCGCCGTCCTGGCCCACGTCCTCGGCGAGACCCTCCGACACACCGGACACGCCGACATCCTCCGCGAAACCCTCGACGGCCGGACCGGCCTACGCCCCGAATACGAGCAGCCCATCGACGAGGCAGTCCGCGCGGCCTACCGAGCCAAGGTCGAACAGGCCGCCAGGTCAGTCGCCCCGCTCAAGGCTTAA
- a CDS encoding GNAT family N-acetyltransferase, which translates to MIADHFPPMGLRLNTPRLQLRMPSDTDLSQLAEAAVAGIHDPERMPFIVPWTDQTPRRLAAGVIQHNWSAMASWTPEKWTFNAAVVHEGTVIGLQDMTGKDFAITRQVGTGSWLTQRHQGKGFGTEMRAAVLHLAFEYLGAEAAVTEVFKTSAASRGVTRKLGYQPDGNNLVAVRGQQVSEDRYRLTRENWEKHRTVPVTVEGLEPCLPYFGLGELPD; encoded by the coding sequence ATGATCGCGGACCACTTCCCCCCGATGGGGCTACGCCTGAACACTCCCCGCCTCCAACTGCGGATGCCCTCCGATACTGACCTGTCCCAGCTGGCCGAAGCCGCCGTCGCGGGCATCCACGACCCGGAGCGGATGCCGTTCATCGTCCCGTGGACCGACCAGACGCCCCGCCGTTTGGCGGCCGGCGTCATCCAGCACAACTGGTCGGCCATGGCTTCGTGGACACCCGAGAAGTGGACGTTCAACGCGGCTGTGGTGCACGAGGGCACTGTGATCGGCCTTCAGGACATGACGGGGAAGGACTTCGCGATCACCCGTCAGGTGGGTACCGGTTCGTGGCTGACCCAGCGCCACCAGGGCAAGGGGTTCGGTACGGAGATGCGGGCTGCCGTGCTGCACCTGGCCTTCGAATACCTGGGGGCGGAGGCTGCGGTCACGGAGGTCTTCAAGACCAGCGCGGCCTCTCGGGGTGTGACGCGCAAGCTCGGCTACCAACCGGACGGGAACAACCTGGTCGCGGTCCGGGGGCAACAGGTCAGCGAAGACCGGTACCGGCTGACCAGGGAGAACTGGGAGAAGCACCGCACAGTTCCGGTGACCGTCGAGGGGTTGGAACCGTGCCTGCCCTACTTCGGACTGGGTGAACTGCCCGACTGA
- a CDS encoding immunity 49 family protein, whose translation MIFIDRVSQISPDVLKSDAQKNIELRKEFIDNLVRDAESADIYLWFMHRFASEALVADPVCDRLETWESWVAAMQYYNAMFAVTTAPPGEEVECLIDHKSRKLVATGPRYCTNAENWQTAFYMAVVCRDVERIRFLAGIPVELLREAGESDGAQYLEYAYEWVGALQALVHDDPELLVERLGRAMELSDPRRVGMESADRGLNLLVFPEMDLLRSFLSGDPEEFEQTLVRGLESFGEFHTQTWEGKDNLASLLPLGLLALACLGFDRARQDPSFRMDVRSDYLPEHLLDAAWYGEFPI comes from the coding sequence ATGATTTTCATTGATCGAGTTTCGCAGATTTCTCCTGACGTGCTGAAGAGTGATGCACAGAAAAATATTGAACTGAGAAAGGAGTTCATCGATAACCTAGTGCGCGATGCTGAGTCTGCTGACATCTATCTCTGGTTCATGCACCGATTCGCCAGTGAAGCTTTGGTCGCTGACCCTGTGTGTGATCGGTTGGAGACCTGGGAGTCGTGGGTTGCTGCGATGCAGTACTACAACGCGATGTTCGCGGTCACCACGGCTCCGCCAGGTGAAGAGGTTGAGTGCCTCATCGACCACAAGTCACGGAAGTTGGTGGCGACCGGTCCTCGATACTGCACCAATGCCGAGAACTGGCAGACCGCGTTCTACATGGCGGTGGTCTGTCGGGACGTTGAGCGGATCCGTTTCCTGGCGGGGATTCCCGTGGAGCTGTTGAGGGAAGCCGGGGAGAGTGACGGGGCGCAGTATCTCGAGTACGCCTACGAGTGGGTGGGCGCTCTACAGGCGTTGGTTCATGATGATCCCGAACTCCTGGTAGAGCGACTGGGCCGAGCCATGGAGCTGTCGGACCCCCGTCGCGTGGGCATGGAGTCGGCCGATCGTGGTCTGAACCTGTTGGTCTTTCCGGAGATGGATCTGCTGCGGAGTTTCCTGAGTGGTGACCCCGAGGAGTTCGAGCAGACCCTGGTCCGAGGGCTGGAGTCGTTCGGTGAGTTCCACACCCAGACATGGGAGGGGAAGGACAATCTTGCGAGTCTGCTCCCCCTGGGGTTGCTCGCGTTGGCTTGCCTGGGCTTTGACCGTGCGCGGCAGGATCCGTCATTCCGGATGGACGTGCGCTCGGACTACCTTCCTGAACACCTGCTGGACGCTGCCTGGTACGGAGAATTTCCCATCTGA
- a CDS encoding ATP-binding protein gives MSTVRADLRTDLTGFNEDLIEALTLCTSELVANTIEHTRSGGSGGRVLRALFESEPGVLRLVVVDDGARESAPAIPTDRTEQEWLTAERGRGLLMVDMLASRWGAYPVVPFPFCADLGMAVWAEFALGGAQR, from the coding sequence ATGAGCACCGTGCGCGCGGACCTGCGCACCGACCTGACCGGGTTCAACGAAGACCTGATCGAAGCGCTGACCCTCTGCACCAGCGAGCTCGTGGCCAACACGATCGAGCACACGCGCTCCGGCGGCTCCGGTGGCCGGGTCCTGCGCGCACTTTTCGAGTCCGAGCCGGGGGTGCTGCGCCTGGTGGTCGTGGACGACGGCGCTCGCGAGTCCGCCCCGGCGATCCCGACCGACCGCACCGAGCAGGAGTGGCTGACCGCCGAGCGCGGCCGAGGCCTGCTCATGGTGGACATGCTCGCCTCCAGGTGGGGCGCCTACCCGGTCGTGCCCTTCCCCTTCTGCGCGGATCTGGGCATGGCGGTGTGGGCCGAGTTCGCGCTGGGCGGTGCTCAGCGATGA
- the cutA gene encoding divalent-cation tolerance protein CutA, whose amino-acid sequence MPVKEDTGVVRVETTVDSREGAESVAGSVVEHRLAACAQVGGPIRSFYRWEGETQADEEWTVVIKTAADRLDDLVAHLVRTHPYDVPEIVAVPVTGGNPAYLAWVRDETRTGGSA is encoded by the coding sequence ATGCCAGTGAAGGAAGACACCGGAGTCGTCCGGGTGGAGACCACCGTCGACAGCCGCGAGGGCGCCGAGTCGGTGGCCGGTTCGGTGGTCGAGCACCGGCTTGCGGCCTGTGCCCAGGTGGGCGGGCCGATCCGGAGCTTCTACCGCTGGGAGGGCGAGACCCAGGCCGACGAGGAGTGGACGGTGGTGATCAAGACCGCCGCGGACCGCCTTGATGATCTGGTCGCGCACCTGGTCCGGACACACCCCTACGACGTCCCCGAGATCGTCGCCGTACCGGTGACCGGCGGCAACCCGGCCTACCTGGCCTGGGTCCGCGACGAGACCCGCACTGGTGGTTCCGCGTGA